From the Streptomyces sp. Tu 2975 genome, one window contains:
- a CDS encoding helix-turn-helix domain-containing protein, whose product MGWWEVNADTLAGSRFVVSPLCETTASLRVLKRNSPAHPAERRWLERHRPAFLERLAADPVTALLVPVALGRHRWTADFLTPVPPLERAALDGGEFYDELARIRETPADTARADLEVAHRGPLPDVLLRPDLPERIAGLLEWVWRETVAPEWPRRRRVMEADVVARTGQLSRAGWAAALDEMHPEMRWLGDNRLQINTRAFPPRRLMGSQLLFVPVTPRTGWISTDRPDVDGTVHRNAVVYPCSGTLAEPERATAPEALARLLGAGRASVLVLLASPMSTTHLVALTGQGLGSVGRHLKVLLDAGLVDRRRAGRSVLYYRSAAGDVLARAQSS is encoded by the coding sequence GAGACGACAGCGAGCCTGAGGGTCCTGAAGAGGAACTCGCCCGCGCATCCCGCCGAGCGTCGGTGGCTGGAGCGTCACCGGCCCGCCTTCCTGGAGCGGCTGGCCGCCGACCCGGTCACCGCCCTGCTGGTGCCCGTCGCACTGGGCAGGCACCGGTGGACGGCCGATTTCCTGACGCCGGTGCCGCCACTCGAACGCGCGGCGCTGGACGGCGGGGAGTTCTACGACGAGTTGGCGCGGATCCGCGAGACGCCGGCAGACACCGCCCGCGCCGACCTCGAGGTCGCTCATCGCGGACCGCTGCCCGACGTGTTGCTGCGCCCCGATCTGCCGGAGCGCATCGCCGGCCTGCTGGAGTGGGTGTGGCGGGAGACCGTGGCGCCCGAGTGGCCGCGGCGGCGGCGCGTCATGGAGGCCGATGTGGTCGCGCGTACCGGCCAGTTGAGCCGGGCGGGCTGGGCGGCCGCACTGGACGAGATGCATCCGGAGATGCGGTGGCTGGGCGACAACCGGCTGCAGATCAACACCCGTGCCTTCCCGCCCCGGCGGCTGATGGGATCGCAGCTGCTGTTCGTGCCGGTCACGCCGCGTACCGGATGGATCTCCACCGACCGGCCGGACGTCGACGGCACGGTGCACCGCAACGCCGTGGTGTACCCGTGCTCAGGCACGCTGGCGGAGCCGGAGCGGGCCACCGCCCCGGAGGCGCTGGCCAGGCTGCTCGGCGCCGGGCGGGCGAGCGTGCTGGTGCTCCTGGCCAGTCCGATGAGCACGACGCACCTCGTGGCGCTGACGGGCCAGGGTCTCGGCTCGGTGGGCCGCCACCTCAAGGTGCTCCTGGACGCCGGGCTCGTGGACCGCCGCCGCGCGGGACGGTCCGTGCTCTACTACCGCTCCGCCGCCGGCGACGTACTGGCACGGGCCCAGAGCTCGTAA
- a CDS encoding GNAT family N-acetyltransferase, whose translation MEPRDQQAVLALFDQQVRRDAPGGERAGDVVRRTGADGDWSGVLWSALRPETADAVIEGQVRHFSGPARPFEWKLYSYDTPLDLGERLLAAGFTPEPDETVMVGEAARLTAGAGLPDGVRLEPVTGPAGVDLVAQVHEQAFGTSSDRLREQLLVQLAKNPDTIDITVAMAGDLPVCSARMERYPGTDFAGLWGGGTLAAWRGRGIYRALVAHRARLAVAKGVRFLQVDASDDSRPILERLGFTALCTTTPYVYEP comes from the coding sequence ATGGAACCACGTGATCAGCAAGCCGTGCTCGCCCTGTTCGACCAGCAGGTGCGCCGGGACGCCCCGGGGGGCGAGCGGGCCGGCGACGTGGTGCGCCGGACCGGAGCCGACGGTGACTGGAGCGGTGTCCTGTGGTCCGCGCTGCGCCCGGAGACCGCCGATGCGGTGATCGAGGGGCAGGTGCGGCACTTCTCCGGACCGGCCCGCCCCTTCGAGTGGAAGCTGTACAGCTACGACACTCCGCTCGACCTCGGCGAGCGGCTGCTCGCGGCCGGGTTCACGCCTGAGCCCGACGAGACGGTGATGGTCGGGGAGGCCGCCCGCCTGACGGCCGGCGCCGGACTGCCCGACGGGGTACGGCTGGAACCGGTGACCGGACCGGCGGGCGTCGACCTCGTGGCACAGGTGCACGAGCAGGCCTTCGGGACCAGCAGCGACCGGCTGCGCGAGCAACTCCTCGTCCAGCTGGCCAAAAACCCCGACACGATCGACATCACCGTCGCGATGGCGGGCGACCTGCCCGTCTGCTCGGCCCGGATGGAACGCTACCCGGGGACGGACTTCGCCGGTCTCTGGGGCGGCGGCACGCTCGCCGCGTGGCGCGGCCGCGGCATCTACCGGGCCCTGGTCGCCCACAGGGCCCGTCTCGCCGTGGCCAAGGGCGTCCGCTTTCTGCAGGTCGACGCGTCGGACGACAGCCGGCCCATCCTCGAACGGCTCGGCTTCACGGCGCTGTGCACCACGACGCCGTACGTCTACGAGCCGTGA
- a CDS encoding GNAT family protein — MFATSLGDDEAELRPLEPWQAEEFFAHIDRGREYIGRHVGLPDIVKDVSAARAFLQSYADKAAADTGRIYGIWLEGTLVGGVMFRTMDVSQGTCEAGCWLEPTVAGRGLVTRAVTVIIDWAVEVRGMHRVEWIVASANQASINVAKRLGMTHEGTRRELYLYRGERHDEQIWSVLAPEWRKRRAA; from the coding sequence GTGTTTGCCACAAGCCTCGGCGACGACGAAGCGGAACTGCGTCCCCTGGAGCCTTGGCAGGCGGAGGAGTTCTTCGCCCACATCGACCGTGGCCGCGAGTACATCGGCCGCCACGTCGGCCTGCCGGACATCGTCAAGGACGTCTCCGCCGCCCGGGCCTTCCTCCAGTCGTACGCCGACAAGGCCGCCGCGGACACGGGACGCATCTACGGCATCTGGCTGGAGGGCACCCTTGTCGGCGGAGTCATGTTCCGCACCATGGACGTGTCCCAGGGGACCTGCGAGGCGGGCTGCTGGCTCGAACCCACCGTGGCCGGGCGGGGCCTGGTCACGCGCGCCGTGACGGTCATCATCGACTGGGCGGTGGAGGTACGCGGAATGCACCGCGTCGAATGGATCGTCGCCTCCGCCAACCAGGCCAGCATCAACGTCGCCAAGCGCCTGGGCATGACCCACGAGGGCACCCGGCGGGAGCTCTACCTGTACCGCGGCGAGCGGCACGACGAGCAGATCTGGTCGGTGCTGGCCCCGGAGTGGCGCAAGCGGCGGGCCGCGTAG
- a CDS encoding phospholipase C, phosphocholine-specific — translation MAPEISRRGVLTLGTGALGAAAVGSLLPPSLRAVLSADPPAGGLRAVEHVVILMQENRSFDHYFGTLRGVRGFGDRNAVELPSGRTVFEQPAPKGPVLPFPVREAAAAQQKDLQYIGDLDHSWGGGAKAWRDGWMDGWVSAKTAATMAYYDRRDLPLHYELADTFTVCDAYHSSIHTSTNPNRNHLWSGWTGHEADGTRAVTNAAYAEGTHPGYPWPTYAERLEKAGRSWKTYTEWENFTDNSIEFFTSFKKIARKALAPTGGFTYMEAFYAKVRETEDAAERAALLASLERGVATLSKGERSLFERGLRRVETGTLADSFRADVAAGRLPAVSYLVPSAVDSEHPGASSPVASASLVHKVLDALASHPDVWRRTVVLITYDENDGFFDHVPPPVPPADDTAERWQGLPTGLGIRVPMLVVSPWSIGGYVCSEVFDHTSVIRLLERWTGVEEPLITPWRRTVTGDLTSAFDFGRARPQPEVEKPGEAPAFTGRWRPLPPKVQAMPVQEPGTRPARPLPYQPDAHATLNADAVTVALRNSGRASAHFALYPYAGEFPAPQHRDVRGEAQWTVPLTRADYRFTVTGPNGFRREFAGPARGTAELRSVIDHHDRDVHLRLRNGGSAPLTFTVRPLGYVEEADLHGWTRRITVKAGRSRTVVHSAADAYGWYDLEVTVEGPERESGFRRRLMGHIENGRPSVSG, via the coding sequence ATGGCACCGGAGATTTCGCGCAGGGGTGTGCTCACGCTCGGTACGGGAGCGCTCGGCGCGGCGGCCGTGGGATCTCTGCTGCCGCCGTCCCTCCGGGCGGTGCTCTCCGCGGATCCGCCGGCGGGCGGGCTGCGCGCGGTCGAGCACGTGGTGATCCTCATGCAGGAGAACCGGTCCTTCGACCACTACTTCGGGACACTGCGCGGAGTGCGCGGCTTCGGGGACCGTAACGCCGTCGAACTCCCCTCCGGCCGGACGGTCTTCGAGCAGCCCGCGCCGAAGGGGCCGGTGCTGCCCTTCCCCGTGCGCGAGGCCGCTGCGGCGCAGCAGAAGGACCTCCAGTACATCGGCGACCTCGACCACTCGTGGGGCGGCGGCGCCAAGGCGTGGCGCGACGGCTGGATGGACGGCTGGGTCTCCGCGAAGACCGCCGCGACCATGGCCTACTACGACCGGCGCGATCTGCCGCTGCACTACGAGCTCGCAGACACCTTCACCGTCTGCGACGCCTACCACTCCTCGATCCACACCTCGACGAACCCGAACCGCAACCACCTCTGGAGCGGCTGGACGGGACACGAGGCCGACGGCACGCGCGCGGTCACCAACGCCGCGTACGCGGAGGGCACCCACCCCGGCTACCCGTGGCCGACGTACGCGGAGCGCCTGGAGAAGGCGGGCCGCAGCTGGAAGACGTACACGGAGTGGGAGAACTTCACCGACAACAGCATCGAGTTCTTCACGAGCTTCAAGAAGATCGCGCGCAAGGCGCTGGCCCCGACCGGTGGCTTCACGTACATGGAGGCCTTCTACGCGAAGGTCCGCGAGACCGAGGACGCGGCGGAGCGCGCCGCGCTGCTCGCGTCACTCGAGCGGGGTGTGGCGACGCTGTCGAAGGGCGAGCGGTCGCTCTTCGAGCGCGGACTGCGCCGGGTCGAGACCGGCACACTCGCCGACAGCTTCCGTGCCGACGTGGCCGCCGGCCGGCTCCCCGCCGTCTCCTACCTCGTGCCGTCGGCCGTGGACTCCGAGCACCCCGGGGCCTCGTCGCCCGTCGCCTCCGCCTCCCTCGTCCACAAGGTCCTCGACGCCCTCGCCTCGCACCCCGACGTCTGGCGGCGCACCGTCGTCCTGATCACCTACGACGAGAACGACGGCTTCTTCGACCATGTGCCGCCGCCCGTCCCGCCCGCCGACGACACCGCCGAGCGCTGGCAGGGGCTCCCGACCGGCCTCGGTATCCGCGTCCCCATGCTGGTCGTCTCGCCCTGGTCGATCGGTGGCTACGTCTGTTCCGAGGTCTTCGACCACACCTCGGTGATCCGGCTGCTGGAACGGTGGACCGGGGTCGAAGAGCCTCTCATCACCCCGTGGCGGCGCACCGTGACCGGCGACCTCACCTCGGCCTTCGACTTCGGCAGGGCACGGCCGCAGCCGGAGGTGGAGAAGCCGGGGGAGGCACCCGCGTTCACGGGCCGCTGGCGGCCGCTGCCGCCCAAGGTGCAGGCGATGCCCGTCCAGGAGCCGGGCACCCGCCCCGCGCGTCCTCTGCCGTACCAGCCCGATGCCCACGCGACGCTGAATGCCGACGCGGTCACCGTGGCGCTCCGCAACAGCGGACGGGCGAGCGCGCACTTCGCGCTCTATCCGTACGCGGGTGAGTTTCCCGCTCCGCAGCACCGGGATGTAAGGGGCGAGGCGCAGTGGACGGTGCCCCTTACGCGTGCCGACTACCGTTTCACCGTCACCGGCCCGAACGGCTTCCGCCGGGAGTTCGCCGGCCCCGCGCGGGGCACGGCCGAGCTCCGCTCCGTCATCGACCACCACGACCGCGACGTGCACCTCAGGCTGCGCAACGGCGGCAGCGCGCCCCTCACGTTCACCGTGCGGCCCCTCGGTTACGTCGAGGAGGCGGACCTGCACGGCTGGACCCGCAGGATCACCGTGAAGGCCGGACGCAGCCGCACCGTCGTGCACTCGGCGGCCGACGCTTACGGCTGGTACGACCTCGAGGTGACCGTCGAAGGGCCGGAACGTGAGTCCGGCTTCCGGCGCCGGCTGATGGGACACATCGAGAACGGCCGCCCGAGCGTCTCGGGCTGA
- the gatB gene encoding Asp-tRNA(Asn)/Glu-tRNA(Gln) amidotransferase subunit GatB, producing MTVTELVSYEDALASYDPVMGLEVHVELGTKTKMFCGCSTELGAEPNSQTCPTCLGMPGSLPVVNAVAVESAVKIGLALHCEIAEWCRFARKNYFYPDMPKNFQTSQYDEPIAFNGYLDVQLEDGEVFRVEIERAHMEEDTGKSTHVGGATGRIHGASHSLLDYNRAGIPLIEIVTKPIEGAGARAPEVAKAYVAELRELIRALGVSEARMEMGQMRCDVNLSLRPNGTEKFGTRSETKNVNSLRSVERAARYEIQRHAAVLSSGGTIVQETRHFHEEDGSTTSGRVKEEAEDYRYFPEPDLVPVAPTREWVEELRATLPELPRLRRNRLREEWGVSEHDMQSILNAGAVDLIVATIEAGAPADQARKWWMGELARSANESGKALDELPITPAQVARVTALVKEGSLNDKLARQVIEGVLAGEGDPDAVVDKRGLKVVSDEGALGAAVDEAIAANAAIADKIRGGKVAAAGALVGAVMKTTRGQADAARVKELILQKLGVTEG from the coding sequence GTGACCGTCACTGAACTGGTGTCGTACGAGGACGCCCTCGCGTCCTACGACCCCGTCATGGGCCTCGAGGTCCATGTCGAGCTCGGCACCAAGACCAAGATGTTCTGCGGGTGCTCCACGGAGCTGGGCGCCGAGCCCAACTCGCAGACCTGTCCCACCTGCCTCGGCATGCCCGGCTCCCTGCCGGTCGTCAACGCGGTCGCCGTCGAGTCGGCCGTCAAGATCGGCCTCGCGCTGCACTGCGAGATCGCCGAATGGTGCCGCTTCGCCCGGAAGAACTACTTCTATCCGGACATGCCGAAGAACTTCCAGACCTCGCAGTACGACGAGCCGATCGCCTTCAACGGCTATCTGGACGTCCAGCTCGAGGACGGCGAGGTCTTCCGCGTGGAGATCGAGCGCGCCCACATGGAGGAGGACACCGGCAAGTCGACCCACGTCGGCGGTGCCACCGGCCGTATCCACGGCGCGTCCCACTCCCTGCTCGACTACAACCGGGCCGGCATCCCGCTGATCGAGATCGTCACCAAGCCGATCGAGGGCGCCGGCGCACGGGCACCCGAGGTCGCCAAGGCGTACGTCGCCGAGCTGCGCGAGCTCATCAGGGCGCTCGGTGTGTCCGAGGCCCGCATGGAGATGGGCCAGATGCGCTGCGACGTGAACCTGTCGCTGCGCCCGAACGGCACCGAGAAGTTCGGCACCCGCTCCGAGACGAAGAACGTCAACTCGCTGCGCAGCGTGGAGCGCGCGGCCAGGTACGAGATCCAGCGGCACGCCGCGGTGCTCTCGTCCGGCGGCACCATCGTGCAGGAGACCCGGCACTTCCACGAGGAGGACGGCTCCACGACGTCCGGCCGGGTCAAGGAGGAGGCGGAGGACTACCGCTACTTCCCCGAGCCCGACCTCGTCCCGGTCGCGCCCACGCGCGAGTGGGTCGAGGAGCTGCGCGCCACCCTGCCGGAGCTGCCGCGTCTTCGGCGCAACCGGCTCCGCGAGGAGTGGGGCGTCTCCGAGCACGACATGCAGTCCATCCTCAACGCCGGTGCGGTCGACCTGATCGTCGCCACGATCGAGGCCGGCGCACCCGCCGACCAGGCCCGCAAATGGTGGATGGGCGAACTGGCCCGCAGCGCCAACGAGTCGGGCAAGGCCCTGGACGAGCTGCCGATCACCCCGGCGCAGGTCGCCCGGGTGACCGCACTGGTCAAGGAGGGCTCGCTCAACGACAAGCTGGCGCGTCAGGTCATCGAGGGCGTGCTCGCGGGCGAGGGCGACCCGGACGCCGTCGTGGACAAGCGCGGCCTGAAGGTCGTCTCGGACGAGGGCGCGCTCGGCGCGGCCGTCGACGAGGCGATCGCGGCCAACGCGGCGATCGCGGACAAGATCCGCGGCGGCAAGGTCGCGGCGGCGGGAGCGCTCGTGGGCGCGGTCATGAAGACCACCCGCGGCCAGGCGGACGCTGCCAGGGTGAAGGAACTGATCCTCCAGAAGTTGGGCGTCACCGAAGGCTGA
- the gatA gene encoding Asp-tRNA(Asn)/Glu-tRNA(Gln) amidotransferase subunit GatA translates to MSDSIIKLTAAQIAAKIAAGELTAVEVTQAHLARIEAVDEKVHAFLHVDREGALAQARAVDEKRAKGEKLGPLAGVPLALKDIFTTEGIPTTVGSKILEGWIPPYDATVTQRLKAADVVILGKTNMDEFAMGSSTENSAYGPTGNPWDLTRIPGGSGGGSSAALASYEAPLAIGTDTGGSIRQPAAVTATVGVKPTYGGVSRYGMVAFSSSLDQGGPCARTVLDAALLHEVIAGHDPLDSTSIDAPVPPVVEAARNGSVAGMRVGIVKQFRGEGYQAGVVQRFDESVQLLKELGAEIVELDCPSFDLALSAYYLIAPSECSSNLARFDAMRYGLRVGDDGTKSAEDVTALTREAGFGDEVKRRIMLGTYALSSGYYDAYYGSAQKVRTLITRDFEKAFEQVDVIVSPTTPTTAFPIGERADDPMAMYLADLCTIPTNLAGNAAMSLPCGLAPEDGLPVGLQIIAPAMKDDRLYKVGAAVEAAFVERWGHPLLEEAPSL, encoded by the coding sequence ATGTCGGACAGCATCATCAAGCTCACCGCCGCCCAGATCGCCGCGAAGATCGCCGCGGGCGAGCTCACGGCCGTCGAGGTGACGCAGGCCCACCTGGCCCGCATCGAGGCCGTCGACGAGAAGGTCCACGCCTTCCTCCACGTCGACCGTGAGGGCGCCCTCGCGCAGGCCCGCGCCGTCGACGAGAAGCGCGCGAAGGGCGAGAAGCTCGGTCCTCTCGCCGGTGTGCCGCTCGCACTGAAGGACATCTTCACCACCGAGGGCATCCCCACCACGGTCGGCTCCAAGATCCTCGAGGGCTGGATCCCGCCGTACGACGCGACGGTCACCCAGCGGCTCAAGGCGGCCGACGTCGTCATCCTCGGCAAGACCAACATGGACGAGTTCGCCATGGGGTCCTCCACGGAGAACAGCGCGTACGGCCCGACCGGCAACCCGTGGGACCTCACCCGTATCCCCGGCGGCTCCGGCGGTGGCTCCAGTGCCGCGCTCGCCTCCTACGAGGCGCCGCTCGCCATCGGCACGGACACCGGCGGCTCGATCCGTCAGCCCGCCGCCGTGACCGCGACGGTCGGCGTCAAGCCCACGTACGGCGGAGTGTCGCGGTACGGCATGGTCGCGTTCAGCAGCAGCCTCGACCAGGGCGGGCCGTGCGCCCGCACCGTCCTCGACGCCGCCCTCCTCCACGAGGTCATCGCCGGGCACGACCCGCTCGACTCGACGTCCATCGACGCGCCGGTCCCGCCGGTCGTCGAGGCCGCCCGTAACGGCTCCGTGGCCGGGATGCGCGTCGGCATCGTCAAGCAGTTCCGCGGCGAGGGCTACCAGGCCGGCGTCGTGCAGCGCTTCGACGAGTCGGTGCAGCTGCTGAAGGAGCTCGGTGCCGAGATCGTCGAGCTGGACTGCCCGTCCTTCGACCTGGCGCTGTCCGCGTACTACCTCATCGCGCCCTCCGAGTGCTCCTCGAACCTCGCCCGCTTCGACGCCATGCGTTACGGCCTGCGGGTCGGCGACGACGGCACGAAGTCCGCGGAGGACGTCACCGCGCTCACCCGTGAGGCCGGCTTCGGTGACGAGGTCAAGCGCCGCATCATGCTCGGCACGTACGCGCTCAGCTCCGGCTACTACGACGCGTACTACGGCTCCGCGCAGAAGGTCCGCACCCTGATCACCCGGGACTTCGAGAAGGCGTTCGAGCAGGTCGACGTGATCGTCTCCCCGACGACGCCGACCACCGCCTTCCCGATCGGCGAGCGTGCCGACGACCCGATGGCGATGTACCTCGCGGACCTGTGCACCATCCCTACCAACCTGGCCGGCAACGCGGCCATGTCGCTGCCCTGCGGTCTCGCACCGGAGGACGGCCTGCCCGTCGGCCTGCAGATCATCGCCCCGGCCATGAAGGACGACCGTCTGTACAAGGTCGGTGCAGCCGTCGAGGCGGCGTTCGTGGAACGCTGGGGGCACCCGCTGCTTGAGGAGGCTCCGTCGCTATGA
- the ligA gene encoding NAD-dependent DNA ligase LigA — translation MAGEQQTNLPAQAREEHALLSEQIEEHRFRYYVKDSPVISDAEFDKLLRELEGLEERYPELRTPDSPTQKVAGDYETELTKVEHRERMLSLDNAFDDAELAAWAERVARDVGAPGYHFLCELKVDGLAVNLTYEKGRLTRAATRGDGRVGEDITPNARTIAGVPDRLKGDRIPDLVEIRGEVYFPMEQFQELNARRVAAGEQPYANPRNSASGSLRQKDPKVTATLPLRMVVHGIGARAGLTIDRLSQAYDLLREWGLPTARHNKVVGSLDEVREFIAYFGEHRHSVEHEIDGVVVKLDEIPLQGRLGSTARAPRWAIAWKYAPEEVNTKLVNIRVGVGRTGRVTPYAQVEPVTVAGSEVEFATLHNQDVVKAKGVLIGDTVVLRKAGDVIPEILGPVADLRDGSEREFVMPAECPECGTALRPMKEGDVDLRCPNARSCPAQLRERLFYLAGRRALDIEHFGYVAAAALTQPLEPAEPPLADEGDLFDLTMEQLLPIKAYVLDQDSGLPKRDQKTGEDKIATVFANQKGEPRRNAVAMLENIAAAKERPLARIITGLSIRHVGPVAAEALAREFRSIDRIEQATEEELAAVDGVGPTIAAALKQWFEEDWHREILRKWRAAGVRMEEHGPGEDAGPRPLEGLTVVVTGTLENHTRDGAKEALQGLGAKVAGSVSKKTSFVVVGDNPGSKYDKAVQLKVPVLDESGFAVLLEEGPEAAREAAVTEEA, via the coding sequence GTGGCCGGCGAACAGCAGACGAACCTGCCCGCCCAGGCACGGGAGGAGCACGCGCTCCTGTCCGAGCAGATCGAGGAGCACCGCTTCCGGTACTACGTGAAGGACAGCCCCGTCATCAGCGACGCGGAGTTCGACAAGCTCCTCCGGGAGCTCGAAGGGCTCGAGGAGCGCTATCCGGAGCTGCGCACGCCCGACTCGCCGACCCAGAAGGTCGCAGGGGACTACGAGACCGAGCTGACCAAGGTCGAGCACCGAGAGCGGATGCTCTCCCTGGACAACGCCTTCGACGACGCGGAGCTCGCCGCCTGGGCCGAGCGCGTCGCCCGTGACGTCGGCGCCCCCGGCTACCACTTCCTGTGCGAGCTGAAGGTGGACGGCCTCGCGGTCAACCTCACCTACGAGAAGGGCCGGCTGACCCGCGCGGCGACCCGCGGCGACGGGCGGGTGGGCGAGGACATCACTCCGAACGCCCGCACCATCGCCGGTGTCCCCGACCGGCTCAAGGGCGACCGTATCCCGGACCTGGTGGAGATCCGCGGCGAGGTCTACTTCCCGATGGAGCAGTTCCAGGAGCTCAACGCCCGCCGCGTGGCAGCCGGTGAGCAGCCCTACGCCAACCCGCGGAACTCGGCCTCCGGTTCACTGCGCCAGAAGGACCCGAAGGTCACCGCCACGCTGCCGCTGCGCATGGTGGTGCACGGCATCGGCGCACGCGCGGGCCTGACGATCGACCGGCTCTCCCAGGCGTACGACCTGCTCCGCGAGTGGGGCCTGCCCACCGCCCGGCACAACAAGGTGGTCGGCTCGCTCGACGAGGTGCGTGAGTTCATCGCCTACTTCGGAGAGCACCGCCACTCGGTGGAGCACGAGATCGACGGGGTCGTGGTCAAGCTCGACGAGATCCCGCTGCAGGGCCGTCTGGGGTCGACCGCGCGTGCGCCGCGCTGGGCGATCGCCTGGAAGTACGCGCCGGAAGAGGTCAACACCAAGCTGGTCAACATCCGCGTCGGCGTCGGCCGTACCGGCCGCGTCACGCCGTACGCACAGGTCGAGCCGGTGACGGTGGCGGGGTCGGAGGTCGAGTTCGCGACCCTGCACAACCAGGACGTGGTCAAGGCCAAGGGCGTCCTCATCGGCGACACGGTGGTGCTGCGCAAGGCCGGCGACGTCATCCCCGAGATCCTCGGCCCGGTGGCGGATCTACGGGACGGCAGCGAGCGGGAGTTCGTGATGCCGGCCGAGTGCCCCGAGTGCGGCACCGCGCTGCGACCCATGAAGGAGGGCGACGTGGACCTGCGCTGTCCCAACGCCCGCTCGTGCCCCGCCCAGTTGCGGGAGCGGCTCTTCTACCTGGCGGGGCGCAGGGCGCTCGACATCGAGCACTTCGGTTACGTCGCGGCCGCGGCGCTCACCCAGCCGCTGGAGCCCGCGGAGCCGCCGCTCGCCGACGAGGGCGACCTGTTCGACCTCACCATGGAGCAGCTGCTTCCCATCAAGGCGTACGTCCTCGACCAGGACAGCGGCCTTCCCAAGCGCGACCAGAAGACCGGCGAGGACAAGATCGCGACGGTCTTCGCCAACCAGAAGGGCGAGCCGCGCAGGAACGCCGTGGCGATGCTCGAGAACATCGCGGCGGCCAAGGAGCGCCCGCTGGCCCGGATCATCACGGGGCTGTCGATCCGTCATGTGGGCCCCGTAGCCGCCGAGGCGCTCGCCCGGGAGTTCCGGTCCATCGACCGCATCGAGCAGGCGACGGAGGAGGAGCTCGCGGCCGTGGACGGCGTGGGCCCGACCATCGCCGCCGCGCTCAAGCAGTGGTTCGAAGAGGACTGGCACCGCGAGATCCTGCGCAAGTGGCGTGCGGCGGGCGTGCGGATGGAGGAGCACGGCCCAGGGGAGGACGCGGGGCCGCGTCCCCTCGAAGGGCTCACGGTCGTCGTCACCGGAACGCTGGAGAACCACACCAGGGATGGCGCAAAAGAAGCGCTCCAGGGCCTCGGAGCGAAAGTGGCCGGTTCCGTGTCGAAGAAGACGAGCTTCGTGGTGGTCGGTGACAATCCCGGCTCCAAGTACGACAAGGCCGTGCAGTTGAAGGTGCCGGTTCTGGACGAGTCGGGCTTCGCGGTCCTCCTCGAAGAGGGACCGGAGGCGGCTCGTGAGGCTGCTGTGACCGAGGAGGCGTGA
- a CDS encoding methionine synthase, with the protein MSEKNEFRWGPATGVGSLPGGDAREAARTVTGSFEEFVHLPELPARGPGADMIGRTIGLLVEMYAHVEPSGWRISDRPGRDTRRARSWMGEDLDALEEFTQGYEGPLKVQAVGPWTLAAALERRGGEAALGDAGACRDLAASLAEGLREHLAEVRRRVPGARVVLQLDEPSLTAVLSGQVRTASGYRTYRAVDRQVVESTLRDVMAAADGPVIVHSCAPDVPFALLRRAGVQGISFDFGLLTDRDEESIGEAVEGGTKLFAGIVPSTDAASAGLSVGADIVKGVRTLWRRLGLNPGTLAESIVITPTCGLAGASPAYARAALAHCVRAARSLADNPE; encoded by the coding sequence GTGAGCGAGAAGAACGAGTTCCGATGGGGCCCCGCGACCGGCGTGGGCTCCCTGCCCGGCGGCGACGCACGCGAGGCGGCGAGGACGGTCACCGGGTCCTTCGAGGAGTTTGTCCACCTGCCGGAACTGCCCGCCCGTGGGCCGGGCGCCGACATGATCGGCCGGACCATCGGCCTCCTTGTCGAGATGTACGCCCATGTGGAGCCCAGCGGCTGGCGGATCAGCGACCGGCCCGGTCGCGACACCCGCAGGGCCCGCTCCTGGATGGGCGAGGACCTCGACGCGCTCGAGGAGTTCACCCAGGGCTACGAGGGCCCGCTGAAGGTGCAGGCCGTCGGCCCGTGGACGCTCGCCGCCGCCCTCGAGCGGCGCGGCGGCGAGGCCGCGCTCGGCGACGCCGGCGCCTGCCGGGACCTCGCCGCCTCCCTCGCCGAGGGGCTGCGCGAACATCTCGCCGAGGTGCGCCGCCGGGTCCCCGGCGCCCGCGTCGTGCTCCAGCTCGACGAACCGTCGCTCACGGCCGTGCTGAGCGGGCAGGTCAGGACCGCCAGCGGCTACCGCACGTACCGTGCCGTCGACCGGCAGGTCGTCGAGAGCACGCTGCGGGATGTCATGGCCGCCGCGGACGGGCCGGTGATCGTCCACTCCTGCGCACCGGACGTGCCCTTCGCGCTGCTGCGCCGCGCCGGTGTGCAGGGAATCTCGTTCGATTTCGGACTGCTCACGGACCGTGACGAGGAGTCCATCGGTGAGGCGGTGGAGGGCGGCACCAAGCTCTTCGCGGGCATCGTCCCCTCCACCGACGCCGCGTCGGCCGGATTGTCGGTGGGCGCCGATATCGTCAAGGGTGTACGGACACTGTGGCGCAGGCTGGGGCTGAATCCGGGGACTCTCGCCGAGTCGATCGTGATCACTCCGACGTGCGGGCTCGCGGGCGCCTCGCCCGCGTACGCCCGGGCGGCGCTCGCCCACTGTGTCCGCGCCGCGAGATCCCTCGCGGACAACCCTGAGTAA